One region of Mugil cephalus isolate CIBA_MC_2020 chromosome 17, CIBA_Mcephalus_1.1, whole genome shotgun sequence genomic DNA includes:
- the map4k5 gene encoding mitogen-activated protein kinase kinase kinase kinase 5 isoform X3, translating to MDIFPRPSGEIQRRNPQNDFERIQRVGSGTYGDVYKARNIQTGELAAVKIIKLEPGDDFSIIQQEIFMVKECMHHNIVAYFGSYLCREKLWICMEYCGGGSLQDIYHVTGPLSELQIAYVSRETLQGLSYLHSKGKMHRDIKGANILLTDNGDVKLADFGVAAKITATIAKRKSFIGTPYWMAPEVAAVEKNGGYNQLCDIWAVGITSIELAELQPPMFDLHPMRALFLMSKSSFQPPKLKDKNKWSAGFHNFVKVSLTKNPKKRPTAEKLLSHVFVAQTGLTRRLAVDLLDKMNNPDNHQHYSEADDDDLEPVSVVRHTIKQTTTSKQARAEKTRSEMDSNDGENQGGPVSSPSFTEGHRGDAVDKLQFGPPLQKETEAHAEMDVSKDNDFPSPWSPFAEGGITARSLLKSVEDELFQRGHVAHLEDAFEYPELLTIKPIVPPPLPPKPRLNSSSEELGLNDEKSLTVRRLPNSENGPNQVSRRQSTPEQGNKEDDSSPDFLSVSVSSPGLLSHASDPDNDSDGSVNGGSPKPPPNRQHRKEKKEFPKPAINGLPPTPKVLMGACFSKVFDGCPLKINCATSWIHPDTKDQYLIFGTEDGIYTLNLNELHEATMEQLFPRKCTWLYVINNNLMSLSEGKTFQLYSHNLIGQFEQLKKPGLAAQFQTHRFPDKILPRRFALTTKIPDTKGCHKCCIVRNPYTGHKYLCGALQSGIVLLQWYEPMQRFMLIKHFDFPLPSPLKVFEMLVVPEQEYPLVCVAISQGTEPGQVVRFETINLNSCSSWFTEIGTSNQQVDAIHVTQLERDTVLVCLDQNLKIVNLQGKLKSNKKLASELSFDFCIGSVVCLQDSVLAFWKHGMQGKSFKSNEVTQEISDPSRVFRLLGSDRVVVLESRPTDNPTAQSNLYILAGHENSY from the exons ATGGATATTTTTCCCCGGCCGAGCGGTGAGATCCAGAGGAGGAACCCTCAGAATGACTTTGAGCGCATTCAGAGGGTGGGAAGTGGGACATATGGAGACGTGTACAAG GCTCGCAACATACAGACAGGAGAACTCGCTGCTGTGAAGATCATAAAGTTGGAACCGG GGGATGACTTTTCCATCATACAGCAGGAAATCTTCATGGTGAAGGAATGCATGCACCACAATATTGTGGCCTACTTTGGGAGCTACCTCTG TCGAGAGAAACTTTGGATATGCATGGAGTACTGCGGCGGAGGATCTCTGCAGGACATCTATCATG TGACTGGACCTTTATCAGAGCTTCAGATAGCGTATGTCAGCAGAGAGACCTTGCAG GGCCTGAGTTATCTGCACAGCAAGGGCAAGATGCACCGAGACATCAAG GGTGCCAACATACTTCTCACAGACAACGGAGATGTGAAGTTAG CTGACTTTGGAGTTGCAGCCAAAATAACAGCCACCATTGCCAAACGAAAGTCCTTCATTGGAACACCTTATTG GATGGCTCCAGAAGTGGCGGCGGTGGAGAAGAACGGTGGCTACAACCAGCTGTGTGACATCTGGGCCGTTGGCATCACGTCCATAGAGCTGGCCGAGCTGCAGCCTCCGATGTTCGACCTGCACCCGATGAG gGCCTTGTTTTTGATGTCGAAGAGTAGCTTCCAGCCTCCCAagctaaaagacaaaaataaatg GTCTGCTGGCTTCCACAACTTTGTCAAAGTGTCTCTAACAAAGAACCCAAAGAAGCGGCCAACTGCAGAGAAACTTCTATCG catgtgtttgtggCCCAGACGGGTTTGACACGGCGGCTCGCTGTCGACCTCCTCGATAAGATGAACAACCCAGACAACCACCAACATTACAGCGAAGCGGACGACGACGACCTCGAG CCCGTCTCTGTTGTCAGACACACCATCAAACAAACGACCACCAGCAAACAGGCCAGAGCTGAGAAGACGCGCTCAGAGATGGACT CAAACGATGGAGAAAACCAAGGAGGGCCAGTCTCAAGTCCTAGCTTCACTGAGGGACACAGGGGGGATGCAG tCGACAAGCTACAGTTCGGACCCCCCCTCCAGAAGGAAACTGAGGCTCATGCTGAAATG GATGTGAGCAAAGATAATGACTTCCCTTCCCCCTGGAGTCCCTTCGCCGAGGGCGGAATAACAGCCAG GAGCCTCCTCAAAAGCGTTGAGGATGAATTGTTCCAACG GGGACACGTCGCTCATCTTGAAGACGCCTTCGAGTATCCAGAGCT GTTGACCATCAAGCCAattgttcctcctcctttgcccccgaag CCGCGGTTAAACAGCTCATCCGAGGAGCTTGGCCTTAATGACGAGAAGTCCCTGACGGTCCGGAGGCTCCCGAACTCGGAGAACGGACCCAACCAGGTGTCTCGCCGACAGAGCACGCCCGAGCAGGGCAACAAGGAGGACGACTCCTCTCCAGATTTCCTCTCGGTCAGCGTCAGCAGCCCCGGCCTTTTGTCCCACGCCTCCGATCCTG ATAACGATTCAGACGGCAGCGTGAATGGAGGCAGCCCAAAGCCGCCGCCCAACCGGCAGCACcgcaaagagaaaaaggaattCCCT aaACCAGCCATCAACGGTCTGCCACCCACTCCTAAAGTCCTG ATGGGAGCCTGCTTCTCTAAAGTGTTTGACGGCTGCCCATTGAAGATCAACTGTGCCACATCATGGATTCATCCAGACACTAAAG ATCAGTATCTGATCTTTGGGACGGAGGACGGCATCTACACGCTGAATCTCAATGAGCTGCATGAAGCCACGATGGAGCAG CTTTTCCCGAGGAAGTGCACGTGGCTGTACGTTATCAACAACAACCTGATGTCTCTATCGG AAG GTAAAACCTTCCAGCTGTATTCCCACAATCTCATCGGGCAGTTCGAGCAGCTGAAGAAACCCGGCCTGGCCGCTCAGTTCCAGACTCATCGGTTCCCAGATAAAATTTTGCCCAG GAGGTTTGCCTTGACGACTAAGATACCCGACACAAAGGGCTGTCACAAGTGTTGCATTG TGAGAAACCCCTACACGGGACATAAGTACCTGTGTGGAGCTCTTCAGTCTGGGATTGTGCTGTTGCAGTGGTATGAGCCAATGCAGAGGTTTATGCTCATCAAG CACTTTGACTTCCCTCTCCCCAGCCCGCTCAAAGTGTTTGAGATGCTGGTGGTCCCGGAGCAGGAGTACCCGCTGGTGTGCGTGGCCATCAGTCAGGGCACAGAGCCGGGCCAGGTGGTCCGCTTTGAGACCATCAACCTCaactcctgctcctcctggttCACAGAGATCGGGACGA GTAATCAACAGGTGGATGCGATTCACGTCACTCAGCTGGAGAGAGACACGGTGTTGGTGTGTTTGGACC AGAATTTAAAGATCGTTAATCTCCAGGGCAAACTGAAGTCCAACAAGAAGCTGGCGTCCGAGCTCAGCTTTGATTTCTGCATCGGCTCTGTTG TGTGCCTTCAAGACAGCGTCCTGGCCTTCTGGAAACATGGGATGCAGGGAAAGAGCTTCAAGTCCAATGAG
- the map4k5 gene encoding mitogen-activated protein kinase kinase kinase kinase 5 isoform X10 — protein sequence MAPEVAAVEKNGGYNQLCDIWAVGITSIELAELQPPMFDLHPMRALFLMSKSSFQPPKLKDKNKWSAGFHNFVKVSLTKNPKKRPTAEKLLSHVFVAQTGLTRRLAVDLLDKMNNPDNHQHYSEADDDDLEPVSVVRHTIKQTTTSKQARAEKTRSEMDSNDGENQGGPVSSPSFTEGHRGDAVDKLQFGPPLQKETEAHAEMDVSKDNDFPSPWSPFAEGGITARSLLKSVEDELFQRGHVAHLEDAFEYPELLTIKPIVPPPLPPKPRLNSSSEELGLNDEKSLTVRRLPNSENGPNQVSRRQSTPEQGNKEDDSSPDFLSVSVSSPGLLSHASDPALSKSECKDNDSDGSVNGGSPKPPPNRQHRKEKKEFPKPAINGLPPTPKVLMGACFSKVFDGCPLKINCATSWIHPDTKDQYLIFGTEDGIYTLNLNELHEATMEQLFPRKCTWLYVINNNLMSLSEGKTFQLYSHNLIGQFEQLKKPGLAAQFQTHRFPDKILPRRFALTTKIPDTKGCHKCCIVRNPYTGHKYLCGALQSGIVLLQWYEPMQRFMLIKHFDFPLPSPLKVFEMLVVPEQEYPLVCVAISQGTEPGQVVRFETINLNSCSSWFTEIGTSNQQVDAIHVTQLERDTVLVCLDQNLKIVNLQGKLKSNKKLASELSFDFCIGSVVCLQDSVLAFWKHGMQGKSFKSNEVTQEISDPSRVFRLLGSDRVVVLESRPTDNPTAQSNLYILAGHENSY from the exons ATGGCTCCAGAAGTGGCGGCGGTGGAGAAGAACGGTGGCTACAACCAGCTGTGTGACATCTGGGCCGTTGGCATCACGTCCATAGAGCTGGCCGAGCTGCAGCCTCCGATGTTCGACCTGCACCCGATGAG gGCCTTGTTTTTGATGTCGAAGAGTAGCTTCCAGCCTCCCAagctaaaagacaaaaataaatg GTCTGCTGGCTTCCACAACTTTGTCAAAGTGTCTCTAACAAAGAACCCAAAGAAGCGGCCAACTGCAGAGAAACTTCTATCG catgtgtttgtggCCCAGACGGGTTTGACACGGCGGCTCGCTGTCGACCTCCTCGATAAGATGAACAACCCAGACAACCACCAACATTACAGCGAAGCGGACGACGACGACCTCGAG CCCGTCTCTGTTGTCAGACACACCATCAAACAAACGACCACCAGCAAACAGGCCAGAGCTGAGAAGACGCGCTCAGAGATGGACT CAAACGATGGAGAAAACCAAGGAGGGCCAGTCTCAAGTCCTAGCTTCACTGAGGGACACAGGGGGGATGCAG tCGACAAGCTACAGTTCGGACCCCCCCTCCAGAAGGAAACTGAGGCTCATGCTGAAATG GATGTGAGCAAAGATAATGACTTCCCTTCCCCCTGGAGTCCCTTCGCCGAGGGCGGAATAACAGCCAG GAGCCTCCTCAAAAGCGTTGAGGATGAATTGTTCCAACG GGGACACGTCGCTCATCTTGAAGACGCCTTCGAGTATCCAGAGCT GTTGACCATCAAGCCAattgttcctcctcctttgcccccgaag CCGCGGTTAAACAGCTCATCCGAGGAGCTTGGCCTTAATGACGAGAAGTCCCTGACGGTCCGGAGGCTCCCGAACTCGGAGAACGGACCCAACCAGGTGTCTCGCCGACAGAGCACGCCCGAGCAGGGCAACAAGGAGGACGACTCCTCTCCAGATTTCCTCTCGGTCAGCGTCAGCAGCCCCGGCCTTTTGTCCCACGCCTCCGATCCTG CTCTCAGTAAATCTGAATGCAAAG ATAACGATTCAGACGGCAGCGTGAATGGAGGCAGCCCAAAGCCGCCGCCCAACCGGCAGCACcgcaaagagaaaaaggaattCCCT aaACCAGCCATCAACGGTCTGCCACCCACTCCTAAAGTCCTG ATGGGAGCCTGCTTCTCTAAAGTGTTTGACGGCTGCCCATTGAAGATCAACTGTGCCACATCATGGATTCATCCAGACACTAAAG ATCAGTATCTGATCTTTGGGACGGAGGACGGCATCTACACGCTGAATCTCAATGAGCTGCATGAAGCCACGATGGAGCAG CTTTTCCCGAGGAAGTGCACGTGGCTGTACGTTATCAACAACAACCTGATGTCTCTATCGG AAG GTAAAACCTTCCAGCTGTATTCCCACAATCTCATCGGGCAGTTCGAGCAGCTGAAGAAACCCGGCCTGGCCGCTCAGTTCCAGACTCATCGGTTCCCAGATAAAATTTTGCCCAG GAGGTTTGCCTTGACGACTAAGATACCCGACACAAAGGGCTGTCACAAGTGTTGCATTG TGAGAAACCCCTACACGGGACATAAGTACCTGTGTGGAGCTCTTCAGTCTGGGATTGTGCTGTTGCAGTGGTATGAGCCAATGCAGAGGTTTATGCTCATCAAG CACTTTGACTTCCCTCTCCCCAGCCCGCTCAAAGTGTTTGAGATGCTGGTGGTCCCGGAGCAGGAGTACCCGCTGGTGTGCGTGGCCATCAGTCAGGGCACAGAGCCGGGCCAGGTGGTCCGCTTTGAGACCATCAACCTCaactcctgctcctcctggttCACAGAGATCGGGACGA GTAATCAACAGGTGGATGCGATTCACGTCACTCAGCTGGAGAGAGACACGGTGTTGGTGTGTTTGGACC AGAATTTAAAGATCGTTAATCTCCAGGGCAAACTGAAGTCCAACAAGAAGCTGGCGTCCGAGCTCAGCTTTGATTTCTGCATCGGCTCTGTTG TGTGCCTTCAAGACAGCGTCCTGGCCTTCTGGAAACATGGGATGCAGGGAAAGAGCTTCAAGTCCAATGAG